One genomic window of Tachypleus tridentatus isolate NWPU-2018 chromosome 12, ASM421037v1, whole genome shotgun sequence includes the following:
- the LOC143233452 gene encoding uncharacterized protein LOC143233452 isoform X2, giving the protein MISIPVVDIEAVGLKQSGQPSNEAFRKVASEIHQAFSQIGFVYLVNHGISQELFSAIFQKSRKFFLLPLEVKEKYKRLPNHYDGYLSSDKEILQTGIQKEIKETYGIVNSECIFPSDQDTPGFKETCLDFLEACVNLCRRFLVVLALSLDLAEDFFLKRHQELTKCKENASTLKLLYYPPVTDVTCLTTTVRCGEHSVFGTVTFLFQDNVGGLEVKTKSGEWIPATPLGGAILVNVGDFLEMWSEGVYSATVSDNL; this is encoded by the exons ATGATTTCTATTCCAGTTGTCGACATCGAAGCTGTGG gGTTGAAACAATCTGGTCAGCCGAGTAATGAAGCATTCCGTAAAGTGGCGTCAGAAATTCACCAAGCTTTCTCACAAATTGGTTTTGTTTACCTTGTAAACCATGGGATATCACAAGAACTA TTTTCCGCCATTTTCCAGAAGTCCAGAAAGTTTTTTCTACTTCCtcttgaagtaaaagaaaaatacaaaagacTTCCAAATCATTACGATGGCTACCTTAGTTCAGATAAAGAAAT TCTCCAAACGGgaattcaaaaagaaataaaagaaacttatggAATAGTGAACAGTGAATGTATCTTTCCATCTGACCAAGATACTCCCGGATTCAAAGAAACTTGTCTTGACTTCCTCGAGGCGTGCGTGAACCTGTGTCGCCGTTTTTTGGTGGTTCTTGCTTTATCTTTAG ACCTCGCAGAAGACTTTTTCTTGAAGAGACACCAAGAACTCACAAAGTGCAAAGAAAATGCATCAACATTAAAACTGCTGTACTACCCTCCTGTAACAGATGTGACTTGCCTTACAACGACTGTTCGTTGCGGTGAACATTCTGTCTTTGGAACGgtgacatttttgtttcaagataATGTTGGTGGTCTGGAG gtaaaaacaaaatcagGAGAATGGATACCTGCTACGCCACTCGGGGGAGCCATTTTGGTGAACGTTGGAGATTTTTTGGAGATGTGGAGTGAAGGAGTATATTCAGCCACGGTTAGTGATAACTTGTGA
- the LOC143233452 gene encoding uncharacterized protein LOC143233452 isoform X1 produces MISIPVVDIEAVGLKQSGQPSNEAFRKVASEIHQAFSQIGFVYLVNHGISQELFSAIFQKSRKFFLLPLEVKEKYKRLPNHYDGYLSSDKEILQTGIQKEIKETYGIVNSECIFPSDQDTPGFKETCLDFLEACVNLCRRFLVVLALSLDLAEDFFLKRHQELTKCKENASTLKLLYYPPVTDVTCLTTTVRCGEHSVFGTVTFLFQDNVGGLEVKTKSGEWIPATPLGGAILVNVGDFLEMWSEGVYSATSHRVLVPKEESKMQCSRSSVTYFVHPDNIVMVEPLNGSNRFPRVNAAEYLVNKFKKILESF; encoded by the exons ATGATTTCTATTCCAGTTGTCGACATCGAAGCTGTGG gGTTGAAACAATCTGGTCAGCCGAGTAATGAAGCATTCCGTAAAGTGGCGTCAGAAATTCACCAAGCTTTCTCACAAATTGGTTTTGTTTACCTTGTAAACCATGGGATATCACAAGAACTA TTTTCCGCCATTTTCCAGAAGTCCAGAAAGTTTTTTCTACTTCCtcttgaagtaaaagaaaaatacaaaagacTTCCAAATCATTACGATGGCTACCTTAGTTCAGATAAAGAAAT TCTCCAAACGGgaattcaaaaagaaataaaagaaacttatggAATAGTGAACAGTGAATGTATCTTTCCATCTGACCAAGATACTCCCGGATTCAAAGAAACTTGTCTTGACTTCCTCGAGGCGTGCGTGAACCTGTGTCGCCGTTTTTTGGTGGTTCTTGCTTTATCTTTAG ACCTCGCAGAAGACTTTTTCTTGAAGAGACACCAAGAACTCACAAAGTGCAAAGAAAATGCATCAACATTAAAACTGCTGTACTACCCTCCTGTAACAGATGTGACTTGCCTTACAACGACTGTTCGTTGCGGTGAACATTCTGTCTTTGGAACGgtgacatttttgtttcaagataATGTTGGTGGTCTGGAG gtaaaaacaaaatcagGAGAATGGATACCTGCTACGCCACTCGGGGGAGCCATTTTGGTGAACGTTGGAGATTTTTTGGAGATGTGGAGTGAAGGAGTATATTCAGCCACG TCTCATCGAGTGCTGGTGCCGAAGGAGGAATCTAAAATGCAATGTTCAAGAAGTTCTGTGACCTACTTTGTTCATCCTGATAACATCGTTATGGTGGAACCTCTCAATGGATCCAACAGGTTTCCTAGAGTTAACGCGGCTGAATATCTcgtcaacaaatttaaaaaaatacttgagTCGTTCTAG